Proteins co-encoded in one Acanthopagrus latus isolate v.2019 chromosome 10, fAcaLat1.1, whole genome shotgun sequence genomic window:
- the LOC119027428 gene encoding E3 SUMO-protein ligase ZBED1-like, which translates to MVQRKHLTETVIPMMYTCVKDDILTKMQSAERVAITCDTWTSLSTQSYMTVTSHYIDNEWCLMSHVLQTTEVLTSHTAINIADMLTGAIQEWGLTSKDPAVVTDNAANMVRAVEIMQLMHVGCFAHTLNLASQAGLKVPAVSRLLARVRRIATFFHRSTMANHILKEKQKLLQLPAHKLTVDVVTRWNSALDMLERFLEQQPAISATLLSQDVRRNETDLCTLTEEDVTIAEDLVRVLKPMKEATLAMSEDKQPTLSVIAPLLALLQEALTPIIEDSTVVRDLKAAAKNNLRTRYDAQKDILYAASAWILALRPYHSCLLKSKMTPSPDCRLRLPLLHVIKILMVMMLMKELRRWGKRLRPRSPRNPAPWSLFLGQSTYQQQRKMAIKLQP; encoded by the exons ATGGTGCAACGTAAACATCTGACTGAAACTGTTATCCCAATGATGTATACATGTGTGAAAGACGACATCCTAACCAAAATGCAGTCAGCAGAGAGGGTCGCCATAACCTGTGACACCTGGACATCACTGTCAACGCAGTCGTACATGACAGTGACTTCTCACTACATCGACAACGAGTGGTGCCTCATGTCTCATGTGCTACAGACCACCGAGGTTCTCACGAGCCACACTGCTATTAATATAGCTGATATGTTGACGGGGGCCATACAGGAGTGGGGACTGACCAGCAAAGACCCAGCAGTCGTGACGGACAACGCTGCAAATATGGTTCGTGCGGTGGAGATAATGCAGCTAATGCACGTCGGGTGCTTCGCGCACACACTGAACTTAGCCTCACAAGCAGGTCTAAAAGTCCCAGCCGTGTCACGTCTGCTGGCTCGAGTGAGGCGTATAGCAACGTTCTTTCATCGGAGTACGATGGCAAACCACatactaaaagaaaaacagaagctgcTTCAACTGCCAgcacacaagctaacagtagACGTTGTGACGAGGTGGAACAGTGCACTGGACATGCTGGAGCGCTTTTTAGAACAACAGCCAGCCATCTCTGCCACTCTCCTTTCACAAGACGTGCGCAGGAATGAAACAGATCTGTGCACCTTAACAGAGGAGGATGTAACGATTGCAGAAGATTTGGTGCGGGTCTTGAAACCAATGAAAGAAGCTACACTGGCCATGTCGGAGGACAAGCAACCAACTCTGTCCGTCATCGCCCCACTTCTCGCCCTGCTGCAGGAGGCCTTGACCCCCATTATCGAAGACTCCACCGTGGTGAGGGACTTGAAGGCTGCTGCAAAGAATAACTTGAGGACAAG ATATGATGCGCAGAAGGACATATTGTATGCAGCATCAGCGTGGATCCTCGCTTTAAGGCCCTACCATTCCTGTCTGCTAAAGAGCAAGATGACACCTTctccagactgcagactgaggctgccactgctgcacgtgat CAAAATACTGATGGtaatgatgctgatgaaggAGCTGAGGAGATGGGGGAAGCGACTTCGCCCAAGAAGCCCAAGAAATCCAGCACCTTGGAGTCTCTTCTTGGGGCAGTCTACTTACCAACAGCAAAGGAAAATGGCCATAAAACTCCAGCCATGA
- the LOC119027816 gene encoding protein S100-P-like: MTQLETAMAILMKTFDTYAGAEGQKDSLNKAECKTLLEKELPGLLKAAKNQDEVDKLLKGLDFNGDSEVDFSEFVVLVAALTCACHDRCPKK, translated from the exons ATGACCCAGCTGGAGACAGCCATGGCCATCCTGATGAAGACCTTTGATACATATGCCGGTGCAGAGGGCCAAAAAGACAGCCTGAACAAAGCTGAGTGCAAGACTTtgctggagaaggagctgcCCGGACTGCTCAAG GCAGCGAAGAATCAAGATGAGGTGGACAAGCTCCTGAAAGGTCTGGACTTTAACGGAGACTCTGAGGTCGACTTCAGTGAATTTGTGGTGCTGGTAGCTGCTCTCACCTGTGCGTGCCATGACCGCTGTCCAAAGAAGTGA